In Streptomyces sp. NBC_01707, a genomic segment contains:
- a CDS encoding LacI family DNA-binding transcriptional regulator, whose amino-acid sequence MVDGVTVPLPRTGGALRLSDIAGQASVSEATVSRVLNGKPGVADTTRQRVLAALDILGYERPVRLRQRSAGLIGLVTPELTNPIFPAFAQSVEQVLAGHGYTPVLCTQLPGGATEDELVEQLVERGVGGIVFLSGLHADLSADPSRYAALTDRGVPFVLINGYNERISAPFVSPDDSAAVRMAVGHLAELGHRKVGLAIGPQRYVPSRRKRDGFVDAAVKLLGLPRSEAELLVCSTLFSVEGGQVAAGALLDQGCTGIVCGSDLMALGVVRAARDRGLDVPRDVSVVGFDDSQLIAFTDPPLTTVRQPVQAMAAAAVGALLEEIGGSPVQRTEYVFQPELVVRGSTAAVRPA is encoded by the coding sequence GTGGTGGACGGTGTGACCGTCCCCCTGCCCAGGACCGGCGGTGCGCTGAGGCTCTCGGACATCGCCGGTCAGGCCTCGGTCAGCGAGGCGACCGTCAGCCGGGTCCTCAACGGCAAGCCGGGCGTCGCCGACACCACGCGTCAGCGGGTGCTCGCGGCGCTCGACATCCTGGGCTACGAACGTCCTGTACGGCTGCGGCAGCGCAGCGCCGGGCTGATCGGACTGGTGACCCCCGAGCTCACCAACCCGATCTTCCCGGCGTTCGCGCAGTCCGTCGAGCAGGTCCTGGCCGGGCACGGCTACACCCCGGTGCTCTGCACCCAACTGCCCGGCGGCGCCACCGAGGACGAGCTCGTCGAGCAGCTCGTCGAACGCGGCGTCGGCGGCATCGTCTTCCTCTCCGGGCTGCACGCCGATCTGTCGGCCGACCCTTCCCGGTACGCCGCGCTCACCGACCGCGGCGTACCGTTCGTCCTGATCAACGGCTACAACGAGCGGATCAGCGCGCCCTTCGTCTCGCCCGACGACTCCGCCGCCGTGCGGATGGCCGTCGGACATCTCGCCGAACTCGGCCACCGCAAGGTCGGCCTGGCCATCGGGCCGCAGCGCTATGTGCCGTCCCGGCGCAAACGCGACGGCTTCGTCGACGCAGCCGTCAAGCTGCTGGGCCTGCCCCGATCCGAGGCGGAACTCCTCGTCTGCTCCACGTTGTTCAGCGTCGAGGGCGGTCAGGTGGCGGCCGGGGCGCTGCTCGACCAGGGGTGCACGGGGATCGTGTGCGGCAGCGACCTGATGGCCCTGGGCGTGGTGCGTGCCGCCCGGGACCGCGGGCTCGACGTGCCGCGCGACGTGTCGGTGGTCGGCTTCGACGACTCGCAGCTCATCGCGTTCACCGATCCGCCGCTGACGACGGTGCGGCAGCCCGTACAGGCGATGGCGGCGGCCGCGGTCGGCGCGCTGCTGGAGGAGATCGGTGGCAGCCCCGTGCAGCGCACGGAGTACGTGTTCCAGCCGGAGCTGGTGGTGCGGGGGTCCACCGCCGCGGTCCGTCCCGCCTGA
- a CDS encoding carbohydrate-binding module family 20 domain-containing protein, with product MARRPLSAALALIAGAAALVPTAAPAQASAPGTKDVTAVMFEWKFDSVAKACTDTLGPAGYGYVQVSPPQEHIQGSQWWTSYQPVSYKIAGRLGDRAAFAAMVSTCHSAGVKVVADSVINHMAAGSGTGTGGSSYTKYNYPGLYSSSDMDDCTAQISNYQDRANVQNCELVGLADLDTGEDYVRGKIAGYLNDLRSLGVDGFRIDAAKHMPASDLANIKSRLTDPGVYWKQEAIYGAGEAVSPDEYTGTGDVQEFRYARSLKQVFNNENLAELKNFGEGWGFMSSSKAGVFVDNHDTERGGDTLNYKDGANYTLANVFMLAWPYGSPDVHSGYEWSDKDAGPPNGGTVNACYSDGWKCQHAWPQISSMVGFRNTARGEAVTDWWDNGGDQIAFGRGSKAYVAINHEGSSLTRTFQTSLPAGDYCDIQSGNGVSVNGSGQFTATLGANTAVALQVGARTCSGGGTTDPGAGASGASFGVNATTQLGQNIYVVGNQSALGNWNTDSALKLDPATYPVWKLDVSMPAGTSFEYKYIRKDASGAVTWESGANRTAAVPSSGKVSLTSDVWRS from the coding sequence ATGGCACGCAGACCACTGTCTGCAGCGCTCGCCCTGATAGCCGGCGCCGCCGCCCTCGTCCCCACCGCCGCCCCCGCCCAGGCGTCCGCACCGGGCACCAAGGACGTCACCGCCGTGATGTTCGAGTGGAAATTCGACTCCGTCGCCAAGGCCTGCACGGACACCCTCGGCCCGGCAGGCTACGGCTACGTCCAGGTCTCACCGCCCCAGGAACACATTCAGGGGAGCCAGTGGTGGACCTCGTACCAGCCGGTCAGCTACAAGATCGCTGGACGGCTGGGCGACCGAGCCGCGTTCGCCGCCATGGTCAGCACCTGCCACAGCGCGGGCGTGAAGGTCGTCGCCGACTCCGTCATCAACCACATGGCGGCCGGCTCGGGCACCGGCACCGGCGGCTCCTCGTACACGAAGTACAACTACCCGGGTCTGTACTCCTCGTCCGACATGGACGACTGCACCGCACAGATCAGCAACTACCAGGACCGGGCCAACGTCCAGAACTGCGAACTCGTCGGGCTCGCCGACCTCGACACCGGTGAGGACTACGTCCGCGGCAAGATCGCCGGATACCTCAACGACCTGCGCTCGCTCGGCGTCGACGGCTTCCGCATCGACGCCGCCAAGCACATGCCGGCGAGCGACCTCGCCAACATCAAGTCACGGCTGACCGACCCCGGCGTCTACTGGAAGCAGGAGGCGATCTACGGGGCCGGCGAAGCCGTCTCGCCCGACGAGTACACGGGCACCGGGGACGTCCAGGAGTTCCGGTACGCCCGCAGCCTCAAGCAGGTCTTCAACAACGAGAACCTCGCCGAACTGAAGAACTTCGGAGAGGGCTGGGGCTTCATGTCGTCCTCGAAGGCCGGGGTCTTCGTCGACAACCACGACACCGAGCGCGGCGGCGACACCCTGAACTACAAGGACGGCGCCAACTACACCCTCGCCAACGTCTTCATGCTGGCCTGGCCGTACGGCTCGCCCGACGTCCACTCCGGCTACGAGTGGTCCGACAAGGACGCGGGACCGCCCAACGGCGGCACGGTGAACGCCTGTTACAGCGACGGCTGGAAGTGCCAGCACGCCTGGCCGCAGATCTCCTCCATGGTCGGCTTCCGCAACACCGCGCGCGGTGAGGCCGTCACCGACTGGTGGGACAACGGCGGCGACCAGATCGCGTTCGGCCGCGGCTCGAAGGCGTACGTCGCCATCAACCACGAGGGCTCGTCGCTCACCCGTACGTTCCAGACGTCGCTGCCCGCCGGTGACTACTGCGACATCCAGTCCGGCAACGGGGTGAGCGTCAACGGCTCCGGACAGTTCACCGCGACGCTCGGCGCGAACACGGCCGTCGCGCTGCAGGTGGGTGCCCGTACCTGCTCGGGCGGCGGCACCACGGACCCCGGTGCGGGGGCCTCCGGCGCCTCCTTCGGCGTCAACGCCACCACACAGCTCGGCCAGAACATCTACGTCGTCGGCAACCAGTCCGCGCTCGGCAACTGGAACACGGACAGCGCGCTCAAGCTCGACCCGGCCACGTACCCGGTCTGGAAGCTGGACGTGAGCATGCCCGCCGGGACGTCGTTCGAGTACAAGTACATCCGCAAGGACGCGAGCGGCGCCGTCACCTGGGAGAGCGGAGCCAACCGCACGGCGGCGGTGCCGTCGTCGGGCAAGGTGTCGCTGACGAGCGACGTCTGGCGAAGCTGA